The following are from one region of the Nicotiana tomentosiformis chromosome 7, ASM39032v3, whole genome shotgun sequence genome:
- the LOC104115932 gene encoding early nodulin-like protein 3: MDSPSFVSFFFVIFLSVLCMSQAYTFYAGGKEGWVLKPSESYSHWAERNRFQVNDTIVFKYKKGSDSVLVVHKDDYFKCKKDKPIHKLKNGTSKLKFTRSGAFYFISGKDDNCEKGQKLLVVVLSPNHKRHESPTPATQTPSSSPVIAPTQPPEDTPSVVAPSPQSISPAPAPTKSAAVVVGSSGLVWVFSLIMATVFM, translated from the exons ATGGATTCTCCTTCATTTGTTAGCTTTTTCTTTGTGATATTTCTGAGTGTTCTTTGCATGTCTCAAGCGTACACATTCTATGCTGGTGGCAAAGAAGGCTGGGTTTTAAAACCTTCTGAATCGTATAGTCATTGGGCTGAAAGAAACCGCTTCCAAGTTAATGACACTATTG TTTTCAAGTACAAAAAAGGGTCAGATTCAGTTCTGGTGGTACACAAAGATGATTACTTCAAATGCAAAAAGGACAAGCCAATCCATAAGCTAAAGAATGGTACATCAAAATTGAAGTTTACAAGGTCAGGTGCATTCTACTTCATCAGTGGAAAAGATGATAACTGTGAGAAAGGCCAGAAGCTTCTAGTTGTTGTGTTATCTCCCAATCACAAGCGCCATGAATCTCCAACCCCAGCCACCCAAACGCCGTCGAGTTCTCCGGTTATTGCCCCAACTCAGCCGCCGGAAGATACTCCTTCCGTCGTTGCACCGTCACCGCAATCCATTTCACCAGCTCCGGCTCCAACCAAATCGGCTGCAGTGGTTGTTGGTTCAAGTGGTTTGGTTTGGGTGTTTAGTTTGATCATGGCTACTGTTTTTATGTAA